A window of Pullulanibacillus sp. KACC 23026 genomic DNA:
GCGGTTGTATAGGTGAACTTGTAGTTGTTGTTTTTTTCTCTACCACTTGTTTTTGTCCTTTATTGTGTATTGGTGTCTTATCTCGATCAGTTTGTTGATGTCTCGGATTCCCCTGCCCAGACACTGGTCTAGAATGACCCTGTTGATGTTGACCGGAACGCGTATTGTTCGGTCTCTGTTGGTGTTGAGGTCTTGATGAGGTTGAATGTGGCCTTTTTGAATCGTTCTGTCCGCCTCTTGACTCATTCGTCCCTCTTGGTGAAGAGTGTCCTGTGCGTTCGGTCATCTTTTGATTCAATTTCTTTATGGACTCTTCCTCTATAACCGCCATGTGACTGGAGACGGTTTCGCCCATATCTTCTAACATTTTGATAACGTCTTTACTCGATAGTTTCTTTTCTTTAGCGTATTCATATACACGCATTTTACTCATATAGTCACCCCCGAATGGTTTAATCGATCATTGCGATTAACTTGTCACCGAAACCTTTTTCTGTGATGGCGACACAAACCCGTTCTGCTTTTCCAATGGCATGACCTAAAGTAGCTCGATCAACGACTTCCTTATACGGAACCTTATAATAGGTACACTTATCTGCGATGGTTTTCTTGGTGCGCGCGGAAGCATCATTTGATAAAAGCACTAAAAACGCTTTATTTTGCCGTATGGCTTGTATGACCATCTCTTCTCCCGTGATCACTTTTCTTGCCCGAGCAGCAAGGCCTAGAAAGGAAATCCATTGCTTTCGTTTTTGATCCATTTATCGATCCCCTGCCATTTCCCTTAGAGATGTATAAACAGAGGAATCAACTGTTGCTTTTAATTGTTTCCCTAAAAGATTTTTTGACTCAGAGAGGTCGATACATGACAGGTCCAAACAGAGATAAGCACCGCGCCCATTGGCTCTTCCTGTCGGATCAACAGAAACGATACCTTCGGGAGAGCGAACGACTCGAATAAGTGCTTTTTTTTCCTTATTTTCCTGACAAGCCACGCATTTTCGCATGGGAATTTTTCGCTGTTTCATGTCACCAATCCCCTTCTCTTAGCCCCTCATCTTATTCTTCATCCAAATCTAGAAGAACTCTTGATTCAGTCTGTGCCTCTTCTTCATAGATTTCATCGCGATCGGTATCCGCCTGTGCTTGACTTTGAATAGCGCCTGCCTCATCCAGCAAACCAAGCTCATTCGCTTCTGTCTCACTCTTTATATCAATCTTCCAGCCTGTTAATTTGGCAGCTAGTCGTGCGTTCTGTCCGCGTTTTCCAATTGCCAATGATAATTGATAATCAGGAACAATCACGGTTGTTGCCTTATCAGCTTCATTGACTAAGACATCGACCACTTTTGATGGGCTTAAAGAATTCGCCACATATTCAACCGGATCC
This region includes:
- a CDS encoding YlxR family protein, whose product is MKQRKIPMRKCVACQENKEKKALIRVVRSPEGIVSVDPTGRANGRGAYLCLDLSCIDLSESKNLLGKQLKATVDSSVYTSLREMAGDR
- a CDS encoding YlxQ family RNA-binding protein, whose amino-acid sequence is MDQKRKQWISFLGLAARARKVITGEEMVIQAIRQNKAFLVLLSNDASARTKKTIADKCTYYKVPYKEVVDRATLGHAIGKAERVCVAITEKGFGDKLIAMID